CTCTTTTAAATCTAAATTTTTACGGAAAATTGATTATAGGACCCATAAGATTAAATTACAATAAACCTTTTTTAAAATTTGCTCTCAAAATTTATGCCTTAATATCAACCTTTTTATAAAATTTATCTCTCTCATCTATTTTTTCTTTGCTCTTTAAATCATTCTCAAGATAGCTGATATTATAAATTTCTCTTGTGGATATGCTTTTGCCATTATTTAGACTGATTAAAAATTTACTCTCAAATTTATTAGATAGATTGGCAATAGCGATTGCTCCAGCATCTTTTAGGCTTACGATTTTATCACCTTGCATGAAGCCAATATCTTTAAAATCCAAGCTATTTAGCTGCACATTATTCATCTCTTTTGCCTCTAAATTTATGCTAGTTTTTAGCTCGCTTGATGTATTTAGCTTGCCAGTATCGTTATAAAGCTCTTTTACGTCTATCTCTCTACCACTATCAAATTTTAGCCTTATGGTGCCATCTTTGTTTAGCTTCATAGCTATGACGCTATCGCTATCTTGCAAAGATGCGGCAGCTGTGGCTTCATTTGTTATAAAAGCCTTTTTTACCTTTTTTAAATTCGAGATACTAAACTCAAGCCCAGTTGCTTGTTTAAATTCATTTTCCATCGCGATCATTTTGGCTGATTTTGTCTTTTCAAGCTTTGATATATAAGAGTCTGAATTTTCTTCAAATTTCTTTAAATTATTGCCAAGATTTTCTATCATTTTATTATATGCGTCAAACTCAGCGTTATAATCTTTGTAAAATTTCATAAAACTATCTTTTTGAAATTTTGTATATGAGAAATTTTCATCTTTTTTATAATCTTTGTCTGGCTCAATGATCGGATTAAACTCGCTTAGCCTTGCAGTGTCATCAAAACCCACTTTAAGATAGGCAAAATTTTTAAAAGAGCTATCTTTGCCAAAGATATTATTGTGTCTTAGATCGACCCAGCCGTCATTTTGGGCATATTTTTTAAAGAAATTATTTATATCATTTTTCTCTATCTTTTCATATCTGTTTTCTGCAGCGAACAAAGTATTTGGATCTGAGGCGTAGTAAGAGTGTCTATAGTCAATATCTTTTGTATCTACGTAAAGATCGGGATTATTTGTGATCGTTGATTTACGATTTAGCTCTTCTCTTTCTATTTGGTTGTGATTTATGACATTTGTGCTGATAAACTGCCTAAGATCGACCCTTGGCATCACATCGCTTAAATTTGCTATTTTTTCATTTCCGTCTTTATCATGACCCCTTACTTTTAGCTTATCAAAGAGTATATCTTTTTGATCTAGCACGCCGTCATTGTTGCTATCAAAGCTAAAAAGATAGCTATTATTTTCTAATTTTGTAGTGCCAAGTTTATCGTTATCGCCGTAAATGTCTAAAAATACTTCTACTTCGCCATATTTTGTTTTTAGAGTGTTTGAGTAAGCGTAATCGTTTAAATTTTTAAATTTTGTATTTTCTAGGTATCCACTTTTTAGTGTAGATAGCATGCTGCTACTATCTGAAGCTTTTATATTTTTAAAGTAGGAATTTTCACTAAAATGATAGCCTCTAGAAAGTTCATTGGAGTGGATTTTATTGTTGCTATAGATGAGATTTTTTGAGTAGTTATTTAAAATTTCTTCTACTTTTTGTAGGATTTTGTGTCTATTTTGCTCTTTGATCTCGGCATCAGTGATATTTATAACTTTGCTTGCCTTTATACTTTCTTTTAGACTTGAAATTTGTTCGTTGTTTATCTCTAAATCTTGTTTATCCTTAAAGGCATGGAGCATATCTGTAGGATTTTTTAAATCTTTTAAATTTATAAAGTTATATTTTAACGATGCAATATTCATCTAAAATCCTTTTTAAAGATGTTGTAGATAATATCGGATAAATCTAGAAAGTATTTAGGCGTATAATGGTGCCCGAGGTCGGACTCGAACCGACACAAGGTTGCCCTTACCAGATTTTGAGTCTGGCGCGTCTACCAGTTTCACCACTCGGGCTAGGTTAAGATTGAAATTTTAGATTTGTGAGAAAAAAAGAAAAAAGGGGAGACTTGCTCCCCTAAAAAGAAAATTATTTCTTTTTACCTTTTTTAGCAGCACCAGCAGCAACTGCTTCTTTAAGTTTTTTGCCAACTTTGAATTTAACTGCTTTGCTAGCAGGAACGTCGATAACTTTTTTAGTTCCAGGAACTCTAGCTTTTCTTGCAGCTCTGTCAGCAGTACCGAAAGTACCAAAGCCTATAAAGCTAATTGTATCGCCTTTTTCAAGAACTGCTTGGATTGTCTCCAAAGTAGCATCAACAACTTTTAGAGTATCTTTTTTTGAAAGACCAGCCTTATCGGCAACAGCTTGAATAAATTCAGCTTTTTTCATGAACCATCCTTTTAAGAAGTTATGTGGCTATATTACACTCTTTTAAAAAAAAATACAATACTTTTTCCCTAAATTTAGCTCTTTTTTACGTTTTTTTAACAAAAAATGCAATTTTTTAAAAATTTACTCGCAAATTTCAAACATAAGCTCGGTCTTTAGACCAAACTTTTTCATATCAATAAGCTTTAAATTTTTAAAATTTAAGCTCATTAGTTCATCTTTATTTTTTATAAGTTTATTTGCTATCTGGCGCAAGACTTCGCCTCTATATGCTTTTGCGTGATGACTCACTATTTTTTTATTTTTTATAAAACAAAAAGTTATGTATTCTTTTTTTATAGTGTAAAATTTTTCATAAAACTTAGCTCTAAGGTCTAAGATCTCATCATTTTGCAAAAAATCATTAACCGCTTTACTAAAATTTTTTTCATAAAATTTTGAAATTTCAAAGCCACCTAGCTTTTCACCTTGCTTTAGTTTGTATTCTGTTATCTCATCTTTTGCTAAGATAGGCCCAAATAAATTTGAAAATATTAAAACATTATTATTTATATATTTTTGTGCCTCATTGTCTAAACCACGATAGTTTAGATGTTTATAAGCCACTCCATCATACCTTAAAATAGCTTTTATGCTACCTTTTTGAGATAGGCTTTCTCGCAGCTGTTTACTCTCTTTAAGCTCTTTTAGCCCAAAAAGCTTTTTTATATCGTCTAAATTTGCTTTTTTTAAAAACTCATCGTATCTATTTAAAATTTCAACTCTTTTATCAAAAAGCTCTGGAAATATCAAATCCTTACCATTAAATTTATTATTCGTATTTAGAGAAATTTTACTTTCGCTTGGAGAAAAGAGAATTTTTAATGCCATTTTTCTTACCTATTTTATATATAAATTTTTGTTGGATTATACAATAAACTTTTTATGCTAAAAAAAATCAAATTTTTACCGATATAAAAACAAGCGGAATCATTTTTGCTTAGAGTGAATAAAAATTTAGGAAAAATTATGAGAATAACAAACCAACTACGTTTTAGTCAGACTTTGCATGACTACCAAAAAAATATGACTGGTGTAAATAAAAGCTACAAGCAGCTCTCAAATGGTTTGAAAATTCAAGATCCATACGATGGTGCTGCGACTTATAATGATGCAATGAGGCTTGATTATGAAGCGACTACTCTCACTCAAGTAGTTGATGCCACTGGTAAATCTGTAAATTTCTCAAAAAATACAGATAATGCATTGCAAGAGTTTGAAAAACAGCTTGAAAATTTTAAGACAAAAGTAGTCCAAGCAGCTAGCAGCGTGCATAGTAAGACATCGCTAGAGGCTTTGGCAAATGACCTTCAAGGTATAAAAAATCACCTTGTGAATATTGCAAACACTTCGGTTAATGGGCAGTTTTTGTTTTCTGGAAGTGCTGTTGATACAAAGCCAATAGATGGTGCAGGAAAGTATCAAGGCAACCGTGATTATATGAAAACATCAGCTGGTGCTCAGGTTGAGCTTCCTTATAATATCCCAGGATATGATCTATTTTTAGGAAAAGATGGCGATTACAGTAAAATTTTGACTACAAATGTTCGTTTAGCTGATCAAACTAGAACCGACATCTCTTATGCACCAAAATTTCTAAACGATAACAGCAAGATAAAAAATATGATCGGGCTAAATTACGCTAGTGATTCAGTGGTTAGAAGTGATGGCTCTTACAATGGCACAATAAATCCGGATTATGATTTTTTAGATAATTCAAATGTAAATTTTCCAGATACATATTTTTTCATGCAAGGCAAAAAGCCAGACGGCACGACATTTACTAGCAAATTTAAGATGAGTGCAAATACAACAATGGCTGGGCTTATGGAAAAAATCGGTATGGAATTTGGCAATACAAAAACAACAAAGGTTGTTGATGTAAGCATAAATAACGATGGACAATTTAATATAAAAGATCTTACTAAAGGTAATCAAACTATTGACTTTCATATGGTTGCAGCCACATCAGTAGCACCAAATCGCGGCGCAATCGCTCAAAACAACGCACTTGACGCGGTAAATTCTCTTGAAGATCTTGAGACTAGGGCAAATAACGTTCCAAAAACGGTTCATATCACTGAGTTTGTAAAGAGCAAATATACCGATAAAGATGGAAATGCGACAAATGCATTTGACTATGATAAGGTTAGATTTGAAAGAAAGGACAATGAGCTAATCGCAAATTTACCTCAAGTAGCTAGAAGAACGGGCGAATATGCAACAGATCAGACAAAGCTAAGCGAAGTTTCTGGTACAAAAGAGAGCTACGATAGAAATTTATATCCAAAAGATGTTGACGCTAGAAAGAGAGAACTTTTTAATATCGACGATCAAGAGATAAATTTACAAGTAAAGTCAATCACTGGTACAAAATATGACATAAAGGTAAAAATGGGCACAGCAGGAGGTACAAATACTCCAGTGCAATTTGAAATAACATCTACACCACCAGGCGGCACGCCTTCTGCAACTAGAACTTTAACAGTCTATAACTCAGATGAGTTTGGAAGTTACAGAACTTATGCTAGCGATTTTACTTATAGACAGCTTATGGATATCGTTGCTATGGCAGCAAGCGATAATATCCCAAATCCTCCACATGCAGAAAACGCAAATTTTGATACAGATATTGAAAAAGTAAAAAGAGATCAAAACTATAATGCCTATAAAGAGGCTTTATCAAAAACAAAGGGCGCGGTAGAGACAACTTTAGATGATAAAGGCAGAATGGTTTTAACTGATAAGACAAAATCAGTAACAAACATAGAAGTAACTATGCATGATGCAAAAAATAGCGATAAATTTGATGGCGATAGCACTGGTAGAGATACGGCTGGTAATGCTGGCCACCCTCAAGGAAAGGGTTCTGTCTTTAGCTTTAATGAAAATAATGCTTTAACTATTGATGAGCCAAGTACGAGCGTTTTTCAAGACCTTGATAATATGATCGAAGCTGTTAGAAAGGGATATTATAGAGCTGATGCCGATAATAATGATCCGAGAAACACTGGCATGCAAGGTGCTTTAAAGAGACTAGATCACCTAATAGATCATGCAAACAAAGAGCTTACAAAGATCGGCTCTCAATCAAGACTTTTAACCGCTACAAAAGAGCGAGCCGAAGTAATGAAAGTGAATGTGCAAACTGTTAAAAATGATGTAATTGACGCAGACTATGCGGAGTCGTATTTGAAATTTACGCAGCTTTCACTATCTTATCAAGCAACCCTACAAGCAAGTGCGAAGATAAATCAACTAAGCTTGCTAAATTATTTAAATTAAAATTTAAATCAGCAGGCCGCCGAGCTTGCTGATTTTTTAAAATTAAACTCAAGCGTGCTATAATAAGCCTTTTTTATAAAGGATCTAAAATTTTACGACATATTTTATTTACAATTTTTGTTTGCATTTTTATATATTTTGGTATCGCTACAGCTGCTCCAACTGCTGATTTTGTTGGCTCGCTTGGACAAAGCCTTGGTATTTTAAATATCAAATATTTTGGACTTATCGCGTATGTTTATCCATTTTTATTGATCATTTTGGGCTATTTTGTCTATAAAAATTTTAAGAAATTTGATTTTGATTTTGCTCAGTTTTTGGTAGGAATTTTTCTCTTTTTTATAGCTTTTTTGATGTTTCAAGCCTTGAGTGCTTCAAGTGTAAATGGCGGTATAATTGGAAATTTTATAGTTAGTGCCTTAAAAGAGGTAATCGGCTCTATCGGTACTGTGGTTGCTATACTTATGATGTTTATTATTTCACTTGGGCTTGCTTTTAGGGAAAATTTTATTATCGTTTTGAGAAAGGCTTTTGTCGATAGAGAGCCAAAAAGCTACGAGGAGAGCAAAAATTTAAAGGATATAAAACCAAGACAAATCCCAAAGTTAGAACGCAAGAGATCAAAATCTGAAGAGATAAAAGAAGAAGAGCTAATAGATGCTCAAG
This window of the Campylobacter concisus genome carries:
- a CDS encoding YaaA family protein; this encodes MALKILFSPSESKISLNTNNKFNGKDLIFPELFDKRVEILNRYDEFLKKANLDDIKKLFGLKELKESKQLRESLSQKGSIKAILRYDGVAYKHLNYRGLDNEAQKYINNNVLIFSNLFGPILAKDEITEYKLKQGEKLGGFEISKFYEKNFSKAVNDFLQNDEILDLRAKFYEKFYTIKKEYITFCFIKNKKIVSHHAKAYRGEVLRQIANKLIKNKDELMSLNFKNLKLIDMKKFGLKTELMFEICE
- a CDS encoding response regulator, which translates into the protein MNIASLKYNFINLKDLKNPTDMLHAFKDKQDLEINNEQISSLKESIKASKVINITDAEIKEQNRHKILQKVEEILNNYSKNLIYSNNKIHSNELSRGYHFSENSYFKNIKASDSSSMLSTLKSGYLENTKFKNLNDYAYSNTLKTKYGEVEVFLDIYGDNDKLGTTKLENNSYLFSFDSNNDGVLDQKDILFDKLKVRGHDKDGNEKIANLSDVMPRVDLRQFISTNVINHNQIEREELNRKSTITNNPDLYVDTKDIDYRHSYYASDPNTLFAAENRYEKIEKNDINNFFKKYAQNDGWVDLRHNNIFGKDSSFKNFAYLKVGFDDTARLSEFNPIIEPDKDYKKDENFSYTKFQKDSFMKFYKDYNAEFDAYNKMIENLGNNLKKFEENSDSYISKLEKTKSAKMIAMENEFKQATGLEFSISNLKKVKKAFITNEATAAASLQDSDSVIAMKLNKDGTIRLKFDSGREIDVKELYNDTGKLNTSSELKTSINLEAKEMNNVQLNSLDFKDIGFMQGDKIVSLKDAGAIAIANLSNKFESKFLISLNNGKSISTREIYNISYLENDLKSKEKIDERDKFYKKVDIKA
- a CDS encoding HU family DNA-binding protein, which translates into the protein MKKAEFIQAVADKAGLSKKDTLKVVDATLETIQAVLEKGDTISFIGFGTFGTADRAARKARVPGTKKVIDVPASKAVKFKVGKKLKEAVAAGAAKKGKKK
- the flgL gene encoding flagellar hook-associated protein FlgL, producing the protein MRITNQLRFSQTLHDYQKNMTGVNKSYKQLSNGLKIQDPYDGAATYNDAMRLDYEATTLTQVVDATGKSVNFSKNTDNALQEFEKQLENFKTKVVQAASSVHSKTSLEALANDLQGIKNHLVNIANTSVNGQFLFSGSAVDTKPIDGAGKYQGNRDYMKTSAGAQVELPYNIPGYDLFLGKDGDYSKILTTNVRLADQTRTDISYAPKFLNDNSKIKNMIGLNYASDSVVRSDGSYNGTINPDYDFLDNSNVNFPDTYFFMQGKKPDGTTFTSKFKMSANTTMAGLMEKIGMEFGNTKTTKVVDVSINNDGQFNIKDLTKGNQTIDFHMVAATSVAPNRGAIAQNNALDAVNSLEDLETRANNVPKTVHITEFVKSKYTDKDGNATNAFDYDKVRFERKDNELIANLPQVARRTGEYATDQTKLSEVSGTKESYDRNLYPKDVDARKRELFNIDDQEINLQVKSITGTKYDIKVKMGTAGGTNTPVQFEITSTPPGGTPSATRTLTVYNSDEFGSYRTYASDFTYRQLMDIVAMAASDNIPNPPHAENANFDTDIEKVKRDQNYNAYKEALSKTKGAVETTLDDKGRMVLTDKTKSVTNIEVTMHDAKNSDKFDGDSTGRDTAGNAGHPQGKGSVFSFNENNALTIDEPSTSVFQDLDNMIEAVRKGYYRADADNNDPRNTGMQGALKRLDHLIDHANKELTKIGSQSRLLTATKERAEVMKVNVQTVKNDVIDADYAESYLKFTQLSLSYQATLQASAKINQLSLLNYLN